In Nakaseomyces glabratus chromosome A, complete sequence, the DNA window taatatttatttactATTTCCTATAATATGTTCATCAGCGTGTATTCTCCAATCAACCTATCTTGTAAAGATGGCTTTAACCTAATTTCTTCCATTTGTTATATGTAATGTCTGTAAATACTTGACAATAGTGATATTTCCATACAAAAAGTGCGAAGTCAAGTCGAATCTCCGAATAGACGGAAGATAAATTGAGCTTTGCTTCCCTCCTTCTACGAACTCCTTTACTTTCGTGGATTGCTGAAGCGAAACTAGCTATGGGCTATCTCACACGGATTTTCCTCCAATCATGTAGCACCATGGCTGGCACATACCTGCAGTTTTACAAAATATCAAGAATCCTGGTGGTGAGGGGAGCAACTCCTGATCAAAATCTGTGCAAAAATACAATCTACTCAAAGAGGTAACCTCCAGGGAAGTATTGGATTCGTACACTGCATTGATGATTACTCTTAATTCTCATAGGCAAACACCGAGAATCTGTAAGCTTACTGTAGCATTTGCTTTATACAGTTCCAGCTTTTTACGCTTGGAATTATAGTTGAAACAGTTCTAGTTTTGTAATAACTTAATTCCACACTCTTATATATTGAAAATTACAAAGGTTATCACAAAAAAGGTAAAATTAAACACATATataataccaaaaaaaaatagccCACAGTGTCTTCATTACAAGGAATCAAACAGTCTGTGACTAATATCTTCAAGAAGTTATCCCAAACCAACACAACGGAAACTGTAAATAAGATGAACCCAACTGCAGCCAAGTTAGCAAAGGCTTATGAGCCAATGATCAAATTTGTGGGTACAAAACACCCTATTTTGAAACATAACACCGACAAAATATTACCACATCCATGCACCGTTAATGGATTAATCCCTGGTGGTGCAGAGACCGTCCAGGTCGCTGATTTTATGAAGAATTATACTCCATTTCAAGTGGTGCCATACAAGAACAGTAAGGCGAATAGCTCCACTGCTGGCTCTTCAAAATACCAATTCACAGACAGAGCATTGAAGGCGGATGAGGTGTCTTCAATTAACGACTTACCATTGAGATTCCATTACAAACCAATCGATGAAGCGGAACTAGAAGTTATTAATGGAGGAGGTGCttattaaaaaaagattGTAAGACTATTGGAGAAATTTTAGCCATCATAACCTATACCACCCATCAATGTTTGCACTATAACTAATCTACCCGTGCTTTATGGAATCTCTACGCTTAtgaaatttattttgagtAATATTCTCTATGGCAATTTCTGAATCTATTCGAGATAAGGTGTAACATGATTGAATTACTATTGCCGCATTTTGGTCCCTTTTTTATGCAACAAATAGTTGCGTTAAATTTGGATGATCTTAATTCCAGTTTCCAACATTGATTCACAGCAATTAGTCCCAACCAATCactattttaaaaaatattcattCACAAATAcgtaaatatatatttatattccTTTAAAGTCTAAAAATAGACTCATATCATGATCAATAAGATGCCCTTGACTATAATGTTGTAATTTAAATCTTCTGAGTACCATACCCTTTAATGTCTTTCGCAAATTTCCAAGACATATTCTCAACCTCTTGATTTTGCTTAAACATTAAACCCTTATCTTTATCTATTATCGCTAGAGagtatttctttgaagaacGGGCATCTCTGTAGAACAAAACTTTCATAGATTCTCTTATTGTTTGTTCAGCTAGTGCAAGATCAGTCTTTTCTATGTCTGTTTCTTTATCTATTACTCGCCTCAATAATGGTATAGCTAAATGAGCACCAAATCCTGTTGCTAGCGTTGGCGATGAGTATGTGACACCTAACAAGTTAACATATCTCAAGAAGGGAGAGCCATCTTTTTCTATACCTGCAACTATCACTGCATTCCACAGTGGATCCATCTTTGATCTACGTTGGTACATGACAGCTGCCAAATACTCAAATACGTAGCTTGGTTGTAGTGCTTCTTCGTCGTCTGGAGAAGAGTTATCgtaattattttcaatcttCATCTCATCAAGCAAGTATTC includes these proteins:
- the KGD4 gene encoding alpha-ketoglutarate dehydrogenase subunit KGD4 (CAGL0A04697g~Ortholog(s) have oxoglutarate dehydrogenase (succinyl-transferring) activity, structural constituent of ribosome activity and role in 2-oxoglutarate metabolic process, tricarboxylic acid cycle) encodes the protein MNPTAAKLAKAYEPMIKFVGTKHPILKHNTDKILPHPCTVNGLIPGGAETVQVADFMKNYTPFQVVPYKNSKANSSTAGSSKYQFTDRALKADEVSSINDLPLRFHYKPIDEAELEVINGGGAY
- the PRE4 gene encoding proteasome core particle subunit beta 7 (CAGL0A04719g~Ortholog(s) have role in proteasomal ubiquitin-independent protein catabolic process, proteasome assembly, proteasome-mediated ubiquitin-dependent protein catabolic process), which translates into the protein MNHDPFSWGRPSEQTYGQYDHSIAQASIPKMNTQDPIVTGTSVISMKYNNGVVIAADNLAAYGSLLRFNGVERLIPVGENTIVGVSGDVSDMQHIEYLLDEMKIENNYDNSSPDDEEALQPSYVFEYLAAVMYQRRSKMDPLWNAVIVAGIEKDGSPFLRYVNLLGVTYSSPTLATGFGAHLAIPLLRRVIDKETDIEKTDLALAEQTIRESMKVLFYRDARSSKKYSLAIIDKDKGLMFKQNQEVENMSWKFAKDIKGYGTQKI